Proteins co-encoded in one Pseudarthrobacter chlorophenolicus A6 genomic window:
- a CDS encoding DUF4439 domain-containing protein, producing the protein MKDVSQERNPRMRYVRYVVFLLAAVLVLSLGFAVIPGEQPAPAAPTFTEQARAAALEDALELRAAGLDLAGAVAADTATGRSGQALVTLLTLQARAFLPAGSPASPSARPSASPGPAETPSPSAPAPPAPAATATAVELAKALAASGSRRLKDAQEADGGMARLLAGAGTAQLLAARQLAADAGEPGAVKGAAPDQAAAAAGSGPQAGSAPTPFSADCPFAAPDATTAPLGSTTGGAAPAGGSLPAESPAGKPAAGTVDAGTAGAALTAVLQAEQQAAYGYQAAMPRLAAEEAGPASEFLQQHRAAAEETEIRLRLACQAALPQPPGYALDPDFLGAPATGLGTLEAAALPVYGDLVALTGGADRTWALSMLEAAVTRTVHWGADPGPVPGMVLDTAGLPALPAAE; encoded by the coding sequence GTGAAAGACGTCAGCCAGGAAAGAAATCCGCGGATGCGCTACGTCCGGTACGTCGTCTTCCTGCTGGCAGCCGTGCTGGTCCTCAGCCTCGGATTTGCCGTAATTCCGGGCGAGCAGCCCGCTCCGGCCGCGCCGACGTTTACCGAACAGGCCCGCGCCGCCGCCCTGGAAGACGCCCTCGAGCTGCGGGCAGCAGGGTTGGACCTTGCCGGCGCGGTGGCCGCTGACACCGCTACAGGACGTTCCGGGCAAGCCCTTGTGACGTTGCTGACTCTTCAGGCCCGCGCCTTCCTGCCTGCCGGGTCGCCGGCTTCACCATCTGCCCGCCCGTCCGCGTCGCCCGGCCCGGCCGAGACTCCCTCACCATCTGCGCCGGCGCCACCGGCGCCTGCTGCCACGGCCACCGCCGTGGAGCTCGCCAAGGCCCTGGCCGCCAGCGGTTCCCGCCGGCTCAAGGATGCGCAGGAGGCCGACGGCGGGATGGCGCGCCTGCTCGCGGGCGCCGGGACCGCACAGCTGCTGGCAGCCCGGCAACTGGCCGCGGACGCCGGCGAGCCTGGCGCAGTCAAGGGGGCTGCCCCGGACCAGGCGGCCGCGGCCGCAGGTTCCGGCCCGCAGGCCGGCTCCGCCCCCACCCCGTTCTCGGCGGACTGCCCATTTGCGGCACCTGACGCCACCACCGCGCCCCTGGGCTCCACAACGGGCGGAGCGGCGCCCGCGGGCGGAAGCCTTCCCGCGGAGAGCCCTGCCGGAAAGCCTGCCGCCGGAACTGTTGATGCAGGGACTGCCGGGGCCGCGCTTACGGCCGTCCTGCAGGCCGAGCAGCAGGCGGCCTACGGCTACCAGGCAGCCATGCCGCGCCTGGCCGCGGAAGAGGCCGGGCCGGCGTCGGAATTCCTCCAGCAGCACCGGGCCGCCGCGGAAGAAACCGAAATCCGGCTCCGGCTGGCCTGCCAGGCGGCCCTGCCGCAACCGCCGGGATACGCCCTGGACCCGGATTTCCTCGGCGCCCCGGCCACCGGGCTGGGCACGCTCGAAGCAGCTGCTTTGCCCGTCTACGGCGACCTGGTTGCCTTGACCGGGGGTGCGGACCGGACGTGGGCCCTTTCGATGCTTGAAGCTGCTGTTACCCGGACCGTCCATTGGGGCGCCGACCCGGGCCCGGTTCCGGGCATGGTCTTGGACACCGCCGGGTTGCCCGCACTGCCGGCCGCCGAATAG
- a CDS encoding ribosome maturation factor RimP, whose protein sequence is MSNAEAQASSDHTAPGKADTAPAHNPEADRLRALLEPSVLANRLYLEDVVINVAGSHRVVHVVVDLPQEETGGVSLDVIADISKVLSDALDNDPGADTRPYDLEVSSPGVGRPLTEPRHWHRAKGRIATVKVIQGENVTGRIQSVDDGGVTLVPEIAVKKGMKPKQGDPVKLPFDRIRTGKVEIEFSHLSEDGLEPEHNGPSEEA, encoded by the coding sequence GTGAGCAATGCAGAAGCCCAGGCTTCATCAGACCACACCGCACCGGGGAAGGCTGATACCGCGCCGGCCCACAACCCGGAAGCCGACCGGCTCCGGGCCCTCCTTGAACCGTCCGTACTGGCCAACCGGCTGTACCTCGAGGACGTAGTAATCAACGTTGCCGGCTCCCACCGGGTGGTCCACGTGGTGGTGGACCTGCCGCAGGAGGAAACCGGCGGTGTAAGCCTCGATGTCATCGCTGACATCTCGAAGGTACTCTCGGACGCCCTGGACAACGATCCCGGCGCCGACACCCGCCCGTACGACCTCGAAGTCTCTTCGCCCGGCGTCGGCCGTCCCCTGACCGAACCCCGCCACTGGCACCGCGCCAAAGGCCGGATTGCCACAGTCAAGGTCATCCAGGGTGAGAACGTCACCGGACGCATCCAGTCGGTGGATGACGGGGGAGTCACCCTGGTACCCGAAATCGCCGTCAAGAAGGGCATGAAGCCCAAGCAGGGCGATCCCGTAAAACTTCCTTTCGACAGGATCCGTACCGGAAAAGTCGAGATCGAATTCAGCCACCTTTCGGAAGATGGCCTGGAACCAGAACACAATGGACCTTCCGAGGAGGCCTGA
- the rbfA gene encoding 30S ribosome-binding factor RbfA — translation MADPARAAKLAQRIKVVVAEALGRKVKDPRLEGVTVTDARVTNDLQHATVYYTVFGDETAHADAAKGLEKAKGVLRQEVGRNITVRLTPTLEFVADQIPVVASNLEELLREARKRDAEVAALAATAKHAGEADPYKSDAPEDVDIDEDDFDEEDIDLAGDDDIDEDANKDADSSK, via the coding sequence ATGGCTGATCCGGCACGTGCTGCCAAGTTGGCGCAGCGGATTAAGGTTGTTGTTGCTGAGGCTCTTGGCCGGAAGGTCAAGGATCCGCGGCTTGAGGGTGTCACCGTGACTGATGCCCGCGTGACCAACGACCTGCAGCACGCCACCGTGTACTACACGGTCTTCGGCGACGAGACCGCCCACGCCGACGCTGCCAAGGGCCTGGAGAAGGCCAAAGGCGTCCTGCGGCAGGAAGTCGGCCGCAACATCACCGTCCGGCTGACGCCGACCCTGGAGTTTGTCGCCGACCAGATCCCTGTGGTGGCTTCCAACCTGGAGGAACTGCTGCGGGAAGCCAGGAAGCGCGACGCCGAGGTGGCCGCCCTGGCTGCCACCGCCAAGCACGCAGGGGAGGCCGATCCCTACAAGAGCGATGCTCCCGAGGACGTTGACATTGACGAAGACGACTTCGACGAAGAGGACATTGACCTCGCCGGCGACGATGACATCGATGAAGACGCCAACAAGGACGCGGACAGCAGCAAGTAA
- the nusA gene encoding transcription termination factor NusA, whose protein sequence is MDIDMSALRLLEREREIPLDLLIPTIEQALLVAYHKSPGAFEKARAELDRKSGHVTIWAVEIDDDGAPIGEFEDTPAGFGRIAASTARQIILQRLRDVEDDNVLGEFKGREGELVSGTIQQGNNPHMIQVNLGSLEALLPPPEQVPGEKYIHGNRLRALVIDVHRGTKGPSVTLSRSHPGLVRKLFELEVPEIADHSVEIVALAREAGHRTKIAVKANASGINAKGACIGEMGSRVRAVMTELNDEKIDIVDFSENPATFIASALSPSRVNSVTITDEATRSARVVVPDYQLSLAIGKEGQNARLAAKLTGWRIDIVSDAAAPKEN, encoded by the coding sequence ATGGATATTGACATGAGCGCACTGAGACTTTTGGAGCGTGAGCGTGAAATTCCGCTGGACCTCCTGATTCCCACCATCGAGCAGGCGCTGCTGGTGGCCTATCACAAGTCGCCCGGAGCCTTCGAGAAAGCCCGTGCCGAGCTTGACCGCAAGAGCGGCCACGTGACCATCTGGGCTGTCGAAATTGACGACGACGGCGCCCCGATCGGCGAATTCGAAGACACGCCCGCGGGCTTCGGCCGCATCGCTGCCAGCACCGCCCGCCAGATCATCCTGCAGCGCCTGCGCGACGTTGAGGATGACAACGTGCTGGGCGAGTTCAAGGGCCGCGAAGGCGAACTGGTGTCCGGCACCATCCAGCAGGGCAACAACCCGCACATGATCCAGGTGAACCTCGGTTCGCTGGAAGCGCTGCTGCCGCCGCCCGAGCAGGTGCCGGGGGAGAAGTACATCCACGGCAACAGGCTCCGTGCCCTCGTCATCGACGTCCACCGCGGCACCAAGGGTCCGTCCGTCACGCTGTCCCGCTCCCACCCGGGCCTGGTCCGCAAGCTGTTCGAACTGGAGGTCCCGGAAATTGCGGACCACTCAGTGGAGATCGTGGCGCTGGCCCGCGAAGCAGGGCACCGGACCAAGATCGCGGTGAAGGCCAACGCATCCGGCATCAACGCCAAGGGTGCCTGCATCGGTGAGATGGGTTCCCGCGTCCGCGCCGTCATGACGGAGCTCAACGACGAAAAGATCGACATCGTGGACTTCAGCGAGAACCCGGCGACGTTCATCGCCAGCGCCCTCTCGCCGTCGCGCGTGAATTCCGTCACCATCACCGACGAAGCAACCCGCTCCGCGCGGGTGGTGGTCCCCGACTACCAGCTCTCCCTGGCGATCGGCAAGGAAGGCCAGAACGCCCGCCTCGCCGCCAAGCTGACCGGTTGGCGTATCGACATCGTTTCCGACGCCGCCGCGCCGAAGGAAAACTGA
- a CDS encoding nucleoside deaminase, with protein MTTAPEQNSPSRYLQQAVGLATDNVDRGGGPFGAVVVTADGRVFEGVNRVTLDNDPTAHAEVVAIRAAAAGTANFNLQGAVLYASCEPCPLCLASALWARIDRVYFAADRHGAAAAGFDDALFYEYFDGSRTDLMPVTRGDLPASDAPFKAWGANTERTEY; from the coding sequence ATGACCACGGCGCCTGAGCAGAACAGCCCTTCCCGCTACCTTCAGCAGGCCGTGGGCCTGGCAACGGACAACGTGGACCGCGGCGGCGGCCCGTTCGGCGCTGTGGTGGTGACCGCCGACGGGCGGGTCTTCGAAGGCGTCAACCGCGTCACCCTCGACAACGACCCCACCGCCCACGCCGAAGTAGTGGCCATCCGGGCTGCAGCTGCGGGAACGGCGAACTTCAACCTGCAGGGCGCGGTCCTCTACGCGAGCTGCGAGCCTTGCCCGCTGTGCCTCGCCTCGGCGCTCTGGGCCCGGATCGACCGCGTTTATTTCGCAGCAGACCGCCACGGTGCTGCCGCTGCCGGATTCGACGACGCGCTGTTCTATGAGTACTTCGACGGTTCACGCACGGACCTCATGCCTGTCACCCGTGGTGACCTCCCGGCGTCGGACGCCCCCTTCAAGGCGTGGGGCGCCAACACGGAACGGACGGAGTACTGA
- the infB gene encoding translation initiation factor IF-2 produces MAKVRVHELAKELGITSKDAVTKLQELGEFVRSASSTIEAPVVRKLRNAFPDAANKAAAPAAPKAPAPAAESRPAAPAPGPAAPKAPAPKVEAPAPAAPAASAPAAPQASSAAPAAPSTGAKPGARPGPKAETPAPAPRQGGSSQGSSAPRPGGPRPGNNPFATSQGMPRGRGGDGDRAPRPGNNPFATSQGMPRPGRSDGERPGGPRPAAGAGGPRPGGPRPAPGAGGPRPAAGAGGPRPGAPRPGGPRPTPGMMPNRTERPAPAGAGRPGGGGRGPGRPGAPGTGGPGGGGGAPAGGGFGKGGRGRGGTQGAFGKGGAGRGKQRKSKRAKRQELEQMSAPSLGGVSVPRGDGNTVIRLRRGSSITDFADKIEANPAALVTVLFHLGEMATATQSLDEDTFALLGEELGYKLQVVSPEDEERELLSTFDIDVEAELEAEGDEELEPRAPVVTVMGHVDHGKTRLLDAIRNSDVVAGEHGGITQHIGAYQISHEHEGVERDITFIDTPGHEAFTAMRARGAKVTDIAILVVAADDGVMPQTVEALNHAQAANVPIVVAVNKIDKEGANPDKVKGQLTEYGLVPEEYGGDTMFVEVSARQNLNINELIDAVLLTADAALDLRANPDKAARGIAIEANLDKGRGAVATVLVQSGTLAVGDTIVAGTAHGRVRAMFDEDGQALDVALPSRPVQVLGLSNVPRAGDTFLVTSDERTARQIAEKREAADRNAQLAKRRKRISLEDFDQAVADGKIDTLNLILKGDVSGAVEALEDALLKIDVGEGVQLRVIHRGVGAITQNDVNLATVDSAVIIGFNVKPAERVADLADREGVDMRFYSVIYAAIDDIEAALKGMLKPEYEEFQLGTAEVREVFRSSKFGNIAGSIVRSGIIRRNTKARISRDGKIIGDNLTIETLKRFKDDATEVRTDFECGIGLGSYNDITEGDIIETFEMREKPRV; encoded by the coding sequence GTGGCCAAGGTCCGCGTACATGAGCTCGCCAAAGAGCTCGGTATCACTTCCAAAGATGCAGTAACAAAACTGCAGGAACTGGGCGAATTCGTTCGCTCCGCCTCTTCTACCATTGAGGCCCCCGTCGTGCGGAAGCTCCGTAACGCCTTCCCCGACGCCGCCAACAAGGCTGCGGCACCCGCCGCCCCCAAGGCACCCGCCCCCGCGGCAGAATCACGCCCGGCAGCTCCGGCTCCCGGCCCCGCCGCGCCCAAGGCTCCGGCCCCCAAGGTCGAGGCACCAGCTCCGGCAGCTCCGGCAGCTTCCGCTCCGGCGGCACCCCAGGCGTCGTCTGCGGCACCCGCGGCTCCGTCCACCGGCGCCAAGCCCGGTGCCCGTCCCGGCCCCAAGGCTGAGACCCCCGCCCCGGCACCCCGCCAGGGCGGCTCCTCGCAGGGTTCCTCGGCACCCCGTCCCGGCGGCCCCCGTCCGGGCAACAACCCGTTCGCTACCTCGCAGGGCATGCCCCGCGGCCGTGGCGGCGACGGCGACCGTGCACCCCGTCCGGGCAACAACCCGTTTGCAACTTCCCAGGGCATGCCCCGTCCGGGCCGCAGTGACGGCGAACGTCCCGGCGGTCCCCGCCCGGCGGCAGGTGCGGGTGGTCCCCGTCCCGGTGGTCCCCGTCCCGCTCCCGGTGCAGGCGGTCCCCGTCCCGCAGCAGGTGCCGGTGGCCCCCGTCCCGGCGCTCCGCGTCCCGGTGGTCCCCGTCCCACTCCCGGCATGATGCCCAACCGCACTGAGCGTCCCGCACCTGCCGGTGCAGGGCGTCCGGGCGGCGGCGGCCGCGGTCCGGGACGTCCCGGCGCGCCCGGCACCGGTGGTCCCGGTGGCGGCGGCGGTGCTCCCGCCGGCGGTGGCTTTGGCAAGGGCGGCCGCGGTCGCGGCGGTACCCAGGGTGCCTTCGGTAAGGGCGGCGCAGGCCGTGGCAAGCAGCGCAAGTCGAAGCGCGCAAAGCGCCAGGAACTTGAGCAGATGAGCGCACCGTCGCTGGGTGGCGTTAGCGTACCCCGCGGCGATGGCAACACTGTGATCCGCCTGCGCCGTGGCTCGTCCATCACGGACTTCGCCGACAAGATCGAGGCGAACCCCGCCGCACTGGTGACCGTACTGTTCCACCTCGGTGAAATGGCTACCGCCACGCAGTCGCTGGACGAAGACACCTTCGCGCTCCTCGGCGAGGAGCTGGGCTACAAGCTCCAGGTCGTTTCCCCCGAGGACGAAGAGCGTGAACTGCTCTCCACGTTCGATATCGACGTCGAGGCCGAACTTGAGGCCGAAGGCGACGAGGAACTCGAACCGCGTGCTCCGGTGGTAACCGTCATGGGCCACGTTGACCACGGTAAGACCCGGCTCCTGGACGCCATCCGCAACTCGGATGTCGTGGCCGGCGAACACGGCGGCATCACCCAGCACATCGGTGCCTACCAGATCAGCCACGAACACGAAGGCGTCGAGCGCGACATCACCTTCATCGATACCCCGGGCCACGAGGCGTTCACCGCCATGCGTGCCCGTGGTGCGAAGGTCACCGACATCGCCATCCTCGTGGTGGCCGCCGATGACGGTGTCATGCCGCAGACCGTTGAAGCACTCAACCACGCCCAGGCGGCCAACGTGCCGATCGTCGTGGCAGTGAACAAGATCGACAAGGAAGGCGCCAACCCTGACAAGGTCAAGGGCCAGCTGACCGAGTACGGCCTGGTTCCCGAAGAATACGGTGGCGACACCATGTTCGTAGAGGTCTCTGCCCGCCAGAACCTCAACATCAACGAACTGATCGACGCCGTGCTGCTGACCGCAGACGCCGCGCTGGACCTCCGGGCCAACCCGGACAAGGCCGCCCGCGGTATCGCGATCGAAGCAAACCTGGACAAGGGCCGCGGTGCCGTTGCCACCGTCCTGGTGCAGTCCGGAACGCTGGCAGTCGGCGACACGATCGTGGCAGGCACGGCCCACGGCCGCGTCCGCGCCATGTTCGACGAAGACGGCCAGGCACTCGACGTGGCACTGCCGTCCCGCCCCGTCCAGGTCCTCGGCCTGTCCAACGTGCCGCGCGCCGGTGACACCTTCCTGGTGACCTCCGACGAGCGGACCGCCCGCCAGATCGCCGAAAAGCGTGAAGCAGCTGACCGTAACGCCCAGCTCGCCAAGCGCCGCAAGCGCATCAGCCTTGAAGACTTCGACCAGGCAGTGGCCGACGGCAAGATCGACACCCTCAACCTCATCCTCAAGGGTGACGTGTCCGGTGCCGTGGAAGCCCTCGAAGACGCCCTGCTCAAGATCGACGTCGGCGAAGGCGTGCAGCTGCGCGTCATCCACCGTGGTGTGGGTGCCATCACGCAGAACGACGTCAACCTGGCAACAGTGGACAGCGCCGTCATCATCGGCTTCAACGTCAAGCCCGCCGAGCGGGTTGCCGACCTGGCAGACCGCGAAGGCGTCGACATGCGCTTCTACTCCGTCATCTACGCAGCCATCGATGACATCGAAGCAGCGCTCAAGGGCATGCTCAAGCCGGAATACGAAGAATTCCAGCTGGGCACGGCCGAGGTTCGCGAAGTCTTCCGTTCTTCCAAGTTCGGAAACATCGCAGGCTCGATCGTCCGCTCCGGCATCATCCGCCGCAACACCAAGGCACGGATCAGCCGCGACGGCAAGATCATCGGCGACAACCTCACCATCGAGACGCTCAAGCGCTTCAAGGACGACGCCACCGAGGTCCGCACGGACTTCGAATGTGGTATCGGTCTTGGCTCGTACAACGACATCACCGAAGGTGACATCATCGAGACGTTCGAGATGCGCGAGAAGCCGCGCGTCTAG
- a CDS encoding ScyD/ScyE family protein — translation MNKKITIIGFVAAVVAFAPASPSTASDKGGDDVKPDEVATGLATPLHLALGTAKSIYVSQDFAGKLSRVNRGGTVDDVYTSPKPGWDVAGVDTRGATTFFLESTGAGLGKPENLEGYLEAISPNGDVRTIANFADYEREENPDGNQEYGFGDDVSDACLQQWPKESPAPARYTGTVDSHPYALAVQGNTAYVADAGMNAILTVNLRSGEISTLAVLPPRPTVIPEAAARPEAEGGLGVPACVAGHEYAFEPVPTDVEIGPDGWLYVSSLPGGPESPALGDRGAIFRINPWNGRTKVWVDYILSPTGLAVADNGDVYAASLFGNQILKFHAGKGHRTEFLAVNQPADVEIQGRTLYATTDVLPAMLGPEPPAGPPPATGKLIKASIR, via the coding sequence ATGAATAAGAAGATCACCATTATTGGTTTCGTGGCGGCTGTAGTGGCGTTTGCCCCAGCCAGCCCGTCGACAGCATCGGACAAGGGCGGTGACGACGTCAAACCGGACGAAGTTGCCACCGGCTTGGCCACGCCCTTGCACCTGGCCCTCGGGACAGCGAAATCGATTTACGTCAGCCAGGACTTTGCCGGCAAGCTGAGCCGGGTCAACCGGGGCGGCACCGTCGACGATGTCTACACCAGTCCCAAGCCAGGGTGGGACGTGGCAGGGGTGGACACCCGCGGTGCCACAACGTTCTTCCTGGAAAGCACCGGTGCCGGGCTGGGCAAGCCGGAGAACCTCGAGGGCTACCTGGAGGCCATCAGCCCGAACGGGGATGTCAGGACCATCGCCAACTTCGCCGACTACGAGCGGGAAGAGAACCCTGACGGCAACCAGGAGTACGGCTTCGGTGACGACGTCAGCGACGCATGCCTGCAACAGTGGCCCAAGGAGTCGCCTGCTCCTGCCCGCTACACGGGCACCGTCGACTCCCACCCCTACGCACTGGCTGTCCAGGGCAATACCGCCTACGTGGCTGACGCCGGAATGAACGCCATCCTCACGGTCAACCTGCGGTCCGGCGAGATTTCCACCTTGGCCGTCCTGCCGCCGCGGCCAACCGTCATTCCTGAAGCTGCTGCCCGTCCGGAGGCGGAGGGCGGCCTCGGCGTGCCCGCCTGCGTCGCGGGACACGAATACGCCTTCGAACCTGTTCCCACAGACGTGGAAATCGGCCCGGACGGCTGGCTGTACGTGTCTTCGCTTCCGGGCGGCCCGGAGAGCCCGGCCCTTGGTGACCGGGGTGCGATTTTCCGGATCAACCCGTGGAACGGCAGGACGAAGGTCTGGGTTGACTACATCCTGAGCCCCACGGGCCTGGCTGTGGCGGACAACGGAGACGTATATGCCGCGTCGCTGTTCGGCAACCAAATCCTGAAGTTCCATGCAGGCAAGGGGCACCGCACCGAGTTCCTCGCGGTCAACCAGCCGGCAGATGTGGAGATCCAAGGGCGGACGCTGTACGCCACCACGGATGTACTGCCGGCAATGTTGGGGCCTGAACCCCCTGCCGGCCCTCCGCCGGCGACCGGCAAGCTCATCAAGGCCAGTATCCGCTAA
- a CDS encoding pyridoxal phosphate-dependent aminotransferase, with translation MPELAAHVRDVPVNQIREITEAAWRTPGALVLSIGEPGFALPRHVLDAGMACLDRDETNYTPNAGLPALREAFAARFREEQGVDVGADRVYVVSGAQQGLHFAMSLLLSPGDGILIPNPGYPTFAMTSRLLGAEPVGYPLYPDHGFQPRTADIEALITARTRVLVLNSPSNPLGAVLSEGSVRELMELARRHDLWVISDECYEAFTYDVQHVSPARYDGGTPDEARVFTSLTLSKTYGLTGLRIGALICPPGLQQQMDNVMESIVSCVAAPSQYAALAALTGPQDYVEHAHRHYRSNRDAASAVLDGKNIPYLQAQGAFYLWADMSHASGGDVRQWVRRFLADSGVALAPGTAFGSIGEGWVRIALCGRQQDLLDGLSRLPARSGGGLQAR, from the coding sequence ATGCCTGAGCTTGCCGCCCATGTCCGCGACGTGCCCGTCAACCAGATCCGCGAGATCACCGAGGCTGCGTGGCGCACCCCCGGTGCACTGGTACTCAGCATCGGCGAGCCCGGCTTCGCACTCCCCCGCCACGTCCTGGACGCCGGGATGGCCTGCCTGGACCGGGACGAGACGAACTACACGCCGAACGCCGGGCTTCCCGCCCTCAGGGAGGCGTTCGCAGCGAGGTTCCGCGAAGAACAGGGCGTCGACGTGGGCGCCGACAGGGTCTACGTGGTCTCCGGGGCCCAGCAGGGCCTGCACTTTGCCATGAGCCTGCTGCTGTCCCCCGGTGACGGGATCCTGATACCGAATCCCGGCTACCCCACCTTTGCGATGACCAGCCGGCTGCTGGGCGCCGAACCCGTTGGCTACCCGCTGTACCCGGACCACGGCTTCCAGCCGCGTACGGCGGACATCGAGGCCCTGATCACGGCCAGGACCCGGGTGCTGGTGCTGAACTCCCCCTCCAACCCGCTCGGCGCCGTCCTCAGTGAGGGCTCGGTCCGGGAACTGATGGAGCTTGCCCGCCGGCACGATCTGTGGGTCATTTCAGACGAATGCTACGAGGCGTTCACCTACGATGTGCAGCACGTCAGTCCGGCCCGGTACGACGGCGGTACACCGGATGAGGCGCGCGTCTTCACCTCCCTGACACTGTCCAAGACGTACGGCCTGACGGGGCTGCGGATCGGAGCGCTCATCTGCCCCCCGGGGCTGCAGCAGCAGATGGACAACGTCATGGAATCGATCGTGTCCTGCGTCGCCGCACCTTCCCAATACGCGGCGCTGGCGGCCTTGACCGGGCCGCAGGACTACGTGGAGCACGCCCACCGGCATTACCGGTCCAATCGGGACGCCGCCTCCGCAGTCCTCGACGGCAAGAACATCCCCTACCTGCAGGCCCAGGGTGCGTTCTACCTGTGGGCAGACATGTCCCACGCCAGCGGCGGGGACGTCCGGCAGTGGGTGCGCCGCTTCCTGGCCGATTCCGGCGTTGCGCTGGCTCCCGGCACGGCGTTCGGTTCCATCGGCGAAGGCTGGGTGCGGATTGCCCTCTGCGGCAGGCAGCAGGACCTGCTGGATGGCCTGTCAAGGCTCCCGGCGCGTTCGGGTGGCGGCTTGCAGGCCCGTTAG
- the trxA gene encoding thioredoxin, whose protein sequence is MACPACGKTNRIPAQAAGRPRCGNCKAGLPWIVDAGDADFGRVAEESPVPVLVDFWAAWCGPCRMVSPVLDKLARERPGAIKLVKVDVDKSPALSRRFDVQAIPTLMVLVDGKVAARQAGAAPADALRSWLDKALSGAGR, encoded by the coding sequence ATGGCCTGTCCCGCGTGCGGCAAGACCAACAGGATTCCGGCACAGGCTGCGGGCAGGCCCCGTTGCGGCAACTGCAAGGCCGGGCTGCCATGGATCGTGGACGCGGGAGACGCCGATTTTGGCCGCGTCGCCGAAGAGTCCCCGGTACCCGTGCTCGTGGACTTCTGGGCCGCTTGGTGCGGCCCGTGCCGCATGGTCAGCCCGGTACTGGACAAGCTGGCGCGGGAGCGGCCGGGCGCGATCAAGCTCGTCAAGGTGGACGTGGACAAGTCGCCGGCGCTGTCCCGCAGGTTCGACGTCCAGGCCATCCCCACGCTGATGGTGCTGGTGGACGGCAAGGTGGCCGCGCGACAGGCCGGCGCCGCTCCTGCCGATGCGCTGCGGTCCTGGCTGGATAAGGCCCTGTCCGGAGCCGGCCGCTAA
- a CDS encoding YlxR family protein: MNVRTITVAATPTSGNRPERTCIGCRKKGPQTELLRLVAGGSGSSAVLVDGRRRMAGRGAWLHPSESCLALALKRRAFGRALRGATETADVERRIKPGPTAAVAPVAAAPTVQPESGSEV; encoded by the coding sequence ATGAACGTCAGGACGATCACCGTGGCAGCAACACCTACCAGCGGAAATCGGCCGGAACGTACCTGCATCGGCTGCCGGAAGAAGGGTCCGCAGACTGAGTTACTCCGGCTCGTCGCCGGGGGCAGCGGATCATCCGCTGTCCTGGTGGATGGACGACGCCGGATGGCTGGCCGGGGTGCATGGCTGCATCCCAGCGAATCGTGCCTTGCCCTGGCGCTCAAACGGCGGGCATTCGGACGGGCCCTGCGGGGCGCAACCGAAACCGCCGACGTCGAACGCCGGATCAAGCCAGGCCCGACCGCCGCAGTCGCCCCGGTGGCTGCAGCACCAACCGTCCAACCTGAAAGCGGGTCAGAAGTCTGA